A DNA window from Macadamia integrifolia cultivar HAES 741 chromosome 4, SCU_Mint_v3, whole genome shotgun sequence contains the following coding sequences:
- the LOC122077518 gene encoding sulfite oxidase isoform X1, translating into MPGIRGPAEYSQEPPRHPCLKINAKEPFNAEPPRSALISSYVTPVEFFYKRNHGPIPVVDDIERYCVSIFGLIENPRELSMADIRKLPKYNVTATLQCAGNRRTAMSNVKTVKGVGWDVAAVGNAVWGGARLADALELVGIPKLTAITPSGGKHVEFTSVDKCKEENGGPYKASIPLKQATSPEADVLLAYEMNGEILNRDHGYPLRVIVPGVIGARSVKWLDSINISAEESQGFFMQKDYKMFPPSVNWENINWATRRPQMDFPVQSAICSLEDVDVAKDGKVTVAGYAVSGGGRGIERVDVSINGGKTWVEVATYQKPDVPYVADDISCDKWAWVFFKAEVDIPKNAEIVAKAVDVAANVQPEDVAVIWNLRGVLNTSWHRVKVRVSRSNL; encoded by the exons ATGCCGGGGATCAGAGGCCCTGCCGAATATTCACAAGAGCCCCCTCGTCACCCATGCCTGAAAATCAATGCCAAg GAGCCTTTCAATGCTGAACCACCACGTTCGGCCTTGATTTCATCATATGTGACTCCTGTGGAGTTTTTCTACAAGAGAAATCATGGTCCAATCCCAGTTGTTGATGATATTGAGAG GTACTGTGTTTCTATCTTTGGTTTAATCGAAAACCCCAGGGAGCTATCCATGGCCGATATCAG GAAGCTACCGAAGTACAATGTGACTGCTACTTTACAG TGTGCAGGTAACAGGAGGACTGCAATGAGCAATGTAAAAACAGTGAAAGGTGTTGGTTGGGATGTTGCTGCAGTAGGAAATG CGGTTTGGGGTGGGGCCAGATTGGCAGATGCCCTTGAACTTGTGGGAATACCTAAGCTGACAGCTATCACACCATCAGGAGGAAAGCATGTTGAATTTACTAGTGTCGATAAGTGTAAG GAAGAGAATGGGGGTCCATATAAGGCATCCATCCCTTTAAAGCAGGCAACAAGTCCAGAAGCTGATGTATTACTTGCATATGAGATGAATGGAGAG ATTCTCAATAGGGATCACGGGTATCCATTGCGTGTAATTGTCCCTGGGGTTATTGGTGCCCGCTCTGTTAAATGGTTGGATTCCATCAACATATCTGCAGAAGAAAGCCAG GGTTTCTTTATGCAAAAGGACTACAAGATGTTTCCACCATCTGTCAACTGGGAAAATATTAACTGGGCTACCCGAAGGCCGCAAATGGATTTTCCTGTTCAG TCCGCTATTTGTTCCTTGGAGGACGTGGATGTGGCAAAGGATGGAAAG GTAACGGTTGCTGGGTATGCAGTATCTGGAGGTGGACGTGGAATCGAGAGAGTGGATGTATCAATCAATGGAGGGAAGACATGGGTGGAAGTGGCCACGTACCAGAAGCCAGACGTTCCATATGTTGCAGATGATATAAGCTGTGACAAATGGGCATGGGTATTTTTTAAGGCTGAGGTTGACATCCCAAAGAATGCTGAGATAGTTGCCAAAGCG GTTGATGTAGCAGCAAATGTGCAACCTGAAGACGTGGCTGTCATCTGGAACTTACGTGGAGTACTCAATACATCGTGGCACAGGGTCAAAGTCAGGGTCAGTCGCTCCAATCTGTAG
- the LOC122075980 gene encoding uncharacterized protein LOC122075980, which translates to MERASAALPSDSSSMVGGGGGGASKYLANLPSRGLFSSTVISSNPGGVRVYICEHDTSPPEEQLIKTNQTNILIRSLTLKNQKCDSSSKDAKGKATTESTKGKRAAERAVDGRNSAKRVNKTNGSGKPQQEGTSTRTVERDFQGLTVERLRARLKERGLSVKGKKDELIARLKDDMVDGEP; encoded by the exons ATGGAACGCGCTTCTGCTGCGCTGCCCTCCGATTCGAGTTCAatggttgggggtgggggtgggggagctTCTAAGTACCTGGCCAACCTTCCCTCTCGCGGCCTCTTCTCTTCAACCGTCATCTCTTCTAATCCG GGAGGCGTACGAGTATATATTTGTGAACATGATACATCACCTCCAG AGGAGCAACTAATAAAGACAAACCAAACAAACATACTGATTAGGTCTCTCACACTTAAGAACCAGAAATGTGATTCCAGCTCAAAGGATGCGAAGGGTAAAGCTACAACTGAGAGCACCAAGGGCAAGAG AGCAGCTGAGAGAGCTGTAGATGGGAGGAATTCAGCTAAGAGAGTGAACAAGACAAACGGTTCTGGAAAACCTCAACAAG AGGGAACCAGTACTCGTACAGTTGAGAGGGATTTCCAGGGCCTGACAGTGGAGAGGCTGCGCGCCCGTTTAAAGGAGAGGGGTCTGTCAGTCAAAGGAAAGAAG GATGAACTGATTGCACGCCTGAAAGATGATATGGTCGATGGCGAACCATAA
- the LOC122077518 gene encoding sulfite oxidase isoform X2, producing MPGIRGPAEYSQEPPRHPCLKINAKEPFNAEPPRSALISSYVTPVEFFYKRNHGPIPVVDDIERYCVSIFGLIENPRELSMADIRKLPKYNVTATLQCAGNRRTAMSNVKTVKGVGWDVAAVGNAVWGGARLADALELVGIPKLTAITPSGGKHVEFTSVDKCKEENGGPYKASIPLKQATSPEADVLLAYEMNGESAICSLEDVDVAKDGKVTVAGYAVSGGGRGIERVDVSINGGKTWVEVATYQKPDVPYVADDISCDKWAWVFFKAEVDIPKNAEIVAKAVDVAANVQPEDVAVIWNLRGVLNTSWHRVKVRVSRSNL from the exons ATGCCGGGGATCAGAGGCCCTGCCGAATATTCACAAGAGCCCCCTCGTCACCCATGCCTGAAAATCAATGCCAAg GAGCCTTTCAATGCTGAACCACCACGTTCGGCCTTGATTTCATCATATGTGACTCCTGTGGAGTTTTTCTACAAGAGAAATCATGGTCCAATCCCAGTTGTTGATGATATTGAGAG GTACTGTGTTTCTATCTTTGGTTTAATCGAAAACCCCAGGGAGCTATCCATGGCCGATATCAG GAAGCTACCGAAGTACAATGTGACTGCTACTTTACAG TGTGCAGGTAACAGGAGGACTGCAATGAGCAATGTAAAAACAGTGAAAGGTGTTGGTTGGGATGTTGCTGCAGTAGGAAATG CGGTTTGGGGTGGGGCCAGATTGGCAGATGCCCTTGAACTTGTGGGAATACCTAAGCTGACAGCTATCACACCATCAGGAGGAAAGCATGTTGAATTTACTAGTGTCGATAAGTGTAAG GAAGAGAATGGGGGTCCATATAAGGCATCCATCCCTTTAAAGCAGGCAACAAGTCCAGAAGCTGATGTATTACTTGCATATGAGATGAATGGAGAG TCCGCTATTTGTTCCTTGGAGGACGTGGATGTGGCAAAGGATGGAAAG GTAACGGTTGCTGGGTATGCAGTATCTGGAGGTGGACGTGGAATCGAGAGAGTGGATGTATCAATCAATGGAGGGAAGACATGGGTGGAAGTGGCCACGTACCAGAAGCCAGACGTTCCATATGTTGCAGATGATATAAGCTGTGACAAATGGGCATGGGTATTTTTTAAGGCTGAGGTTGACATCCCAAAGAATGCTGAGATAGTTGCCAAAGCG GTTGATGTAGCAGCAAATGTGCAACCTGAAGACGTGGCTGTCATCTGGAACTTACGTGGAGTACTCAATACATCGTGGCACAGGGTCAAAGTCAGGGTCAGTCGCTCCAATCTGTAG